Sequence from the Mycobacterium florentinum genome:
GTCGCCGAGCGGCTGTTGGCCCTCCAGCAAGATCATGATCGCGCTGTCGCTGCTGAATTCGTTGAACACCTTGCCGACGCGTTGCGTCGCCTGCATCGAGGCCGCCTCCTTCGGGCTCATCGGCACCGTGTGTTGCTTGCCGACCGTTTCCAGGTCGGGGACGAACATCGACAGGAATACGACCAGCCCGACCCAGCCCAGCAAGATCAACAGCGCGAACTTGTACACCGTCCGCGCGAAAAACGGCATGTGGGGAAGCCCGACTGCCTCGTTCCTGCCCACGTGGACATCACCGTTGCTGGTCATGCGGACTTCACTATGCAAAAGGTTTCAGCGTTCACGCCGGTGACCGACCTTTCGTCTTTGACCACGTCGTTGACGATGATTTGGCAGCCGATCTGGTCCCCGTCGGTCTGGGCGACGACGTTCACGCTCACCGACGGCAGCGTCGTGGTGACCGCGAGCGTCCAGGGCAGCGGCACGTTGTCGATCCGCCGCGGCTGGGCGTTGATGTCCAGGTAGTTGATGTTCGCGGTGGAACCGGTCCCGTAGACCTTGTAGACGACGTGCTTGGGGTTGAACGGCTTGATGTCGTCGAGGCTGCTGCTGCCGATCCCCGACGTGTCGTGGTTGCCGAAAAAGGAGCGGAGGCGAAGGACGCAGAACGCCGCCACCGCGATGACCACCGCGATGACCACCAGGATCCACAGCCGCTTCACCGCGTTGGCGACAGGCGCCTTCGCCACGCGATCACCTCCCGCTAACCGGGCGGCCGGCCGCCCGTCGGATTGTGCAGCGATTGATTTGGTGCGCGAAGTACCGAAAACGCGCCTGGGCGCGAGCGCGCGGCCCGGTCGGATCCAGGTTCGGCCTCGACTCGACCGCGCCCAGTTCGCACATCCCAATCTGCTTTCTGCTCATGGTGATTCGGCAAGGAGGCCGGTGCAAGTGGCGGTGAGCACCCGGGTGAGTGCGGGGGCGAATTCGATGTTCCATTCCTCGGGCGGCCCGGCCTCCGGCTCGTCGGCGTAGGCATCGGTGAGCCGCTCCGGCGGGTTGGCGATCTGCCAGAAGGCGGCGGCCAGCGAGTAGGCGGCGATCATGCTGTCGAACGCACCGGAACGGCCGAGCTTGGGCAGCGCGCGCTCGATGCCGTCGGCGAGGGCGACCGCGGCAGCCGAGATGGTTCGCCGGATGTCGACAACCCGCTCCACCTCGACCTCGTGCTCGAGGTGCAAGTGCAGGTTCGCGAGCAGGTCGCAAAACAGCGGATCGGCGGCCAGCCCGTTGGCCAGCGTTTCGGCCACCCGGGCCGGCGACATCGGACCCGGCTCGGCCAGCTGCTCGCACACGGTGCCCGACCATCGCACCCAGCCCTCGGCGGCGAGATGAAGCAGAACTTCCTTGTGGGAAGTGAAATAACGGCGCACCGCCGAGTAATGAATGCCGGCGCGACTGGCAACGGCGGTCAACGTCACCGAGGCGACGCCCGTCTCGCAGGCCAGGGTGCGCGCGGCTTCGACGAGTGCGGCCGCACGTCGGCGCTTGTTCTCTTCCGTGCGCGCGCGCTGAAATGTGAGTTGCGCCACCGACCGAGCGTAACGCACACCATGTGATTTGTATAACGCACATCATGTGCTTTGCGCGGTGGGGGCTACGGTGGACAGTCGCCTTGAACCAATCCGTAACCCCCGTCGTCTCGAATAACACGTATGAACACCATTGCGCTCATCGGCTTGCTCGGCGGCCTGATCACCGGCATCTCGCCGTGCATCCTGCCGGTGCTTCCGGTGATCTTCCTGTCCAGCATGGACAGCGGGACCAAGGCCAGCAGCCGCGGTTTGAATTCGGCGATGCGGCCCTATCTGGTGATCGCGGGATTGGTGTGCAGCTTCAGCCTGGCCACCCTGATCGGGTCCGCGCTGCTGTCGGCGCTGCACCTGCCGCAGGACGCCATCCGGTGGACCGCCCTGGTGGTGCTGACCCTGATCGGCCTGGGATTGATCTTCCCGCCACTGCAACACTTGATCGAGCGGCCGTTCGCCCGCCTACCACAACGCCAAACAGGAAGCAGCACAGATGGTTTCGGCCTAGGGCTGACATTGGGTGCGTTGTATGTGCCGTGCGCGGGACCGGTGCTGGCCGCGATCGTGGTCGCCGGCGGCACCACGTCGCTGGGGCCCGCCACCTTCGTGCTGACCGCGACGTTCGCGCTCGGCAACGCGATACCCCTGTTGGCCTTCGCGCTGGCCGGACGCCAGGTCTCGCAACGCGTTGCGGCTTTCCGCCGTCGGCAGCGCCTCATTCAGGTCGCCGGTGGCGTCATGATGATCGTGCTCGCGGTGGGGCTGGTGTTCAACCTGCCCGCGATGCTGCAGCGCGCCGTGCCCGATTACACGACCGCGATGCAGAATCGTCTCGGCGCCAACGATATTCAACGGTCGCTGATCCCGAGCCGCCCGCCGGGGCCGACTACCGGCAGCGTGCTGCCGCTGAATCAGGGCAACTCGAGCAGCAGCGGGCTACCGACCAATTGCACAGACGGTGCCACCGAGCTGCAAGAGTGCGGGCAGGCGCCCGCCATCACCGGCATCACCGAATGGCTCAACACCCCCGACGGTAAGCCGCTCGACCCGGCCGTGTTGCGCGGCAAGGTGGTGCTGATCGACTTCTGGGCCTACTCCTGCATCAACTGCCAACGCGCCATCCCGCACGTCGTCGATTGGTACAACCGCTACCGCGACAGCGGATTGGTGGTGATCGGGGTGCACACGCCCGAGTACGCCTTCGAGCGCATCGCCGGCAACGTCGCCAGCGGTGCCGCCGGGTTGCACATCGACTACCCCATCGCGCTGGACAACGACTACGCGACCTGGAACGCCTTCAACAACATGTACTGGCCGGCCGAATACCTGATCGACGCGAACGGAACGCTGCGGCACACCAAGTTCGGCGAGGGCGACTACAACGACACCGAGAAACTGATCCGCCAGCTGCTGGTCGACGCCAATCCGAATGTCGCGCTGCCGGCGCCGGTCAACGGGGCCGACACCACCCCGAAGACCAGCCTCACCCCCGAGACGTACCTGGCGCCCGACAAGGCCACTACCTACGGCGGCGAGGGCGGCTACCAGGCGGGCACCAGCGGGTTCAACTTCCCGGCGCAGGTGGCAAACGACAAATTCGCCCTGCGCGGCCGATGGACCCTGGACGACCAGGGCATCACCGCCGAAAGCGACGACGCCGCGATCCGGCTGAACTACACGGCCAAGAACGTCTTCGTGGTCGTCGGCGGCACCGGAACCATCACGATGACCCGGGATGGGCAGACCACCACCACGCAGATCGGCGGCGTTCCGACCCTGCACGAGATCGTGTCCGACGGCGCCGCGCACCGCGATCAGCTCGACCTGCAAGTCAGCAAGGGCCTGCAGGTGTTTTCGTTCACCTTTGGCTAGACATCGGTAAGAGCACAGCAGCCCATCCGCCGGTTCGTCGGCTCCGAATAGGAGTTGTGGACTCGTCACACGCGCGGTCGGTCGCCGTCATCGGCAGCGGCGTGGCCGGCCTCACCGCCGCCTACGTCCTGTCCGGCCGTGACCGCGTCACGCTGTACGAAGCCGACGTGCGGCTCGGCGGCCACGCGCACACCCATTTCGTGGACGACGGCGGCGGGCCCGACAATCTCATGGGCGTCGACTCCGCGTTCCTGGTGCACAACGACCGGACCTATCCGACACTCTGCCGCCTGTTCAGCGAGCTCGGGGTGGCCACCCAGGAGTCCGAGATGTCGATGTCGGTGCGCGCCGACGAGATCGGGCTCGAATACGCCGGCGCGCTGGGCGCCAGTGGGTTGTTCGCGAGTAAGCAGTCGCTGCGGCCCCGGTACCTGCTGATGCTCGGCGAGATCGTCCGGTTCCACCGCGCCGCCTCGCGGCTGCTGCGCGACGACGCCGCACAAGACAACCCGGAGACGCTGGAAACCTTCCTGAACCGGCACCGCTTTTCGTCGTATTTCATCGACTTTTTCATCACCCCCCTGGTGGCGGCGGTGTGGTCGTGCGCCAGCGACGACGCCCTGCGCTACCCGGCCCGCTATCTGTTCGTCTTCCTCGACCACCACGGCATGCTGTCGGTTTTCGGCTCCCCCACCTGGCGCACGGTGACCGGTGGGTCGGCGCATTACGTCGCGGCCGTCGCCGCCCGGCTCGCCGAAGTGTCGACCGGGACGCCGGTGAACTCGCTGCGCCGGGTACCCGACGGCGTGTGGGTGCAGGCGGGCGACAACACGCCGCGGCTGTTCGACGCGGCGGTCGTCGCCGTGCATCCCGACCAGGCGCTGCTGCTGCTCGACGATCCGAACCCATGGGAGCGTGCGGTGCTGGGTGCGATTCCGTACTCGACCAACCAGGCCCAGCTGCACACCGACGAATCGGTGCTCCCCCGGCATCGCCGGGCGCGCGCGTCATGGAATTACCTGGTTACCCCCGGGAAGGACCACGTCTTGGTCAGCTATGACGTCAGCAGACTGATGCGGCTGGACGGCTATACCCGGTACCTGGTGACCCTGGGTGGCCACGACCGCGTCGACCCGGCGTCGGTGATCGCCGAGATGACCTACAGCCATCCGCTGTACACGACGGAATCCGTTGCAGCACAAGCATTATTGCCGACGCTGGACAACGACCGGGTGGTCTTCGCGGGCGCCTACCACGGCTGGGGTTTCCACGAGGATGGTGCCGCCTCGGGCCTGGCGGCGGCGCGGCGCCTCGGTGCCGACTGGCCGACGGCGGCCCGTTGCGAGGCGGTGGCACGATGCTGACGCCGGCGATCTACCGCACCACGATCAGCCATTCACGACAGGCCCCGGTGCATCATGCGTTCGAATACCGAAGCTACAGCTGGTATGTCGACGTCGACGAGCTGCCGCGGCTGCCCTGGTGGCTGCGACCGTTCGCCCGGTTCCGCGCCTCGGATCACTTCGACAATCAGCAGCAGGGCTCGTTGCGCGACCGGCTCGGCGCCTTCTTCGCCGACCGCGGTCTGGCCGCTCCCGAGGGCCGCGTCACCGCCCTGCTGCAAGCGCGCGTGTTCGGCTATGTCTTCAATCCGCTCAGCGTCTTTTGGTGCCACGACCGCGACGGCCGGCTGCGCCATGTGATCGCCGAGGTGCACAACACCTACGGCGGGCGCCACGCCTACCTGTTACCCCCGGCCGACCTGCCGGTGGTCACCGAGAAGAAGTTCTGTGTCTCGCCGTTCAATGCGGTGGACGGCTACTACCTGGTGCGGGCGCCACGGCCGGACAGCGAAGTCGACATCACCATCGAGCTGCGCCGCGACCGTCAGCCCGAGTTCGTGGCCAACATGCGCGGACAACGGCGGCCCGCAACCGCCGGGCAGGTCGCGCTCATGCAAATCGTCTCGCCGCTGGCGCCGCTGGTGGTGGCTGCACGTATCCGAATTCAGGGGATCAAACTGTGGTTACGTCGAGTTCCGGTGGTACCGCGATGACCGTGCGGACCATTCAAAAGCACTCGGCAGCAATCGATTCCAACCGCTGGCCGGCGATCGCGAAGGTGCCGTCCGGGCCGGTGAGCGCGATCGGGGCCGTCGCCGCCGACCGGCTGCTGCGGCGCGCGGCCGCTCGCCTCCCGCTACGGGTGGCCTACCCCGACGGCACGGTGGTCGGTGCGGCCGACCCGACGGCACCGACCTTGGTCGTCCACCAACCGGAGGCGATGGCGCGCCGGATCGGGCGCCACGGCCTGATCGGCTTCGGCGAGTCCTACATGGCGGGTGAATGGTCGTCGGATGACCTGCCCGGGGTGTTGACGGTTTTCGCCGGCTCGGTGGGCGATCTGGTGCCGCGCCCGTTGCACTGGCTGCGCCCGATCGCGCCGGCCTTCCGCCCGCGATGGTGGGACGCCAGCCGAGATCGCGCCCGCCGCAACATCTCCGAGCACTACGACCTGTCCAACGATATGTTCGCCGAATTCCTCGACGAGACCATGACGTACTCCTGCGCGCTGTTCGACCGGCTGCCCGCGTCGGCGCCGGACCTGCCCGCCGCCCAGGAGCGCAAGATCGATCGGCTGCTCGACATCGCCGCAGTCCACCAGGGCAGCCGGGTGCTCGAGATCGGCACCGGGTGGGGAGAGCTGTGCATCCGCGCGGCCGGTCGCGGGGCACAGGTCCGCTCGGTCACCCTGTCGGTCGAGCAGCAGCAGCTGGCGCGGCTTCGGGTTGCCGCGGCGGGGCTGTCCGACAGGGTGAGGATCGACCTCTGCGACTACCGCGACGTCGACGGCTGTTATGACGCGGTGGTGTCGGTCGAGATGATCGAGGCGGTGGGATTCCATGCGTGGCAACGGTATTTCGCCACGCTCGAACGGCTGGTGCGTCCGGGCGGGCGGGTGGCGATCCAGGCCATCACGATGCCGCACACCCGGATGATGGCCAGCCGCAACACGCACACCTGGATCCAGAAGTACATCTTCCCGGGCGGACTGCTGCCGTCCACCCAGGCCATCTCCGCAATCACCGAGCGCCGCACCGGATTACGCACGGTCGACATGACCTCGCTGCGCCCGCACTACGCCGAGACGCTGCGGCTCTGGCGGGAGCGCTTCCTGCAGCGGCGAGACCGGTTGGCGCACTTGGACTTCGATGATGTTTTCCAGCGGATGTGGGAGCTGTACCTGGCGTATTCTGAGGCCGGCTTCCGGTCGGGATACTTGAACGTCTACCAGTGGACGTTCGCGCGCGAGGGGTGCTGATGAACAACGTGGGCTGTGTGCAGAACCTGGCCGAGGTGGCCGCCGCATCGGTTCTGCTTCTCGCCGTGGTGCATTCGGTCACGTTCGCCATCGGCAGGCGCATCGGCCGCTACAACGTCGTCGACGTGGCCTGGGGCATCGGCTTCGTCGCGATCGCCGCCGTCGCGGCAGTGTTCGGTCAGGGCGACCCGATCCGGCGCTGGCTGCTGCTGGCGTTGGTGACGATCTGGGGCGTGCGGCTGAGCTGGCACATCCACCGCAAGACCGCCGGCCGGGGAGAGGATCGGCGCTATGCCGCGATGCTGCGTAACGCCACGACCTTGCAAGTGGTGCGCAAAGTCTTTCTGCTACAGGCGCTGATCACCTGGTTCGTCTCCTCCCCGCTGCAACTGTCGGCGGTGACCGGGCCCACCCCGAAACCGCTGACCGCGGTCCTGGCGCTCGGCGTGGCGGTGTGGCTGGTCGGCGTCACCTTCGAAGCGGTGGGCGACCGGCAGCTGCGGGTGTTCAAGTCCGACCCGGCGAATCGCGGCGTGGTGATGGACCGCGGCCTGTGGGCGTGGACGCGTCACCCCAACTACTTCGGCGATGCCACCGTGTGGTGGGGGCTGTGGCTGGTCACCATCACCGGTTGGTGGTCGTTGGCCACGGTGGGCTCGCCAGTGCTGATGACGTACTTCCTGGTGTACGTGACCGGCGCCCGGCTGACCGAGAAATTGATGGCCGGCCGGCCGGGCTTCGCGGAATATCAGCAAAGAACCGCGTGTTTTGTTCCTCGACCACCGCGACCGGGACGGAGCTGACCGTCGTCGAGCGGCCTGGTGGGGAGGGATAGGCTACCCGACAATGACCGGATTGCCGCGGCTGAGCAGCGACCTGGATGAGTTGCTGCGTGAAGTCGCGCGCGGAGACGCCCAGGCTTTCGCCGCCGTCTACGACCTGACCAAGAGCCGGGTGTTCGGGCTGGTGATCCGGGTGCTGCGCGATGCCGGTTACAGCGAGGAAACCACCCAGGAGATCTATCTCGAGGTGTGGCGGTCGGCGGCGGACTACGACCCGGCCCGAGGTTCCGCACTGTCCTGGCTGCTGACCATGGCACACCGGCGGGCCATCGACCGGGTGCGCTCGGAGGAGGCCGGTAGTCGCCGGGAATCGCGCTACGGCGCTGCCAACGTCGACACCGACCATGACGTGGTCGCCGACTCGGCGATCGCCGGTGACGAGCAGCGCCGGGTCGCCGACTGCCTGGGCTCGCTGACCGACGCGCAGCGGCAGTGCATCGAGCTCGCCTACTACGGCGGGCTGACATATTCCGAGGTGTCGCAGCGGCTGGCCGCCAACCTGTCGACGATCAAATCGCGCATTCGCGACGCACTGCGCGGGCTGCGTAACTGCTTGGACGTGCCGTGACCGAACCCACCGACTTCGAGCTGCTCGAGCTGGCCGCACCGTATGCCCTGCATGCGGTGTCCGACGCGGAGCGCGCCGACATCGACCGGCAGATCGCGACCGCGCCGGCGTCGGTCGTGTCGGCCTTCGCCGAGGAAGTCCGCGCCGTGCGTGAGACGATGGCCGTCGTCTCGGCCTCGACCGTCGTCGAACCGCCGGCGCATCTGCGGGCCGCCGTGCTGGCCCTGGCCACGCCCAGTCGCCAGAAGCGCGAAAATCGTTGGCGTACAACCGCATTGATATCGGTCGCGGCGGCGATCGTGGCGGGCCTGACGGCGTTCGGCGTGCAGTCCCTGTTGCGCCCGGCGCCGACGCAGTCGGTGGCCGCACAGATCCTGGCGGCCCCGGACGTGCGGACGGTTTCGCGTCCGCTCGCCAATGGGACGGCCACGGTGGTGTTCTCCCGCGATCGCGGCGCCGGGGTGCTGGTGATGAACAACGTGCCGCCGCCGTCCCCGGGCACCGTCTATCAGATGTGGTTGATCAATGCCAACGGCCCGACATCGGCCGGCACGATGAGCACCGCGGCCGTCTCGCCTTCGACGACGGCGACGCTGCCCAACCTCGGAAAGTCGACGGCCCTGGCCTTCACCGTCGAACCCGGCGAAGGTTCACCGCAGCCGACATCCCCGATCTTGGCGACGCTGCCGCTGAGCTAAGCCTTCTTCTTGAAGAGGCCACCCAGCACCGCGACGATCACCCCGAAAACCACCAGCCCCGCGCCGGCGGCCAAAGTCAGGTTCAGCCAGTCCCGCATGCCGGCTTCGGCGCTGCGCACCATGACGTCGGCGATCTGGCGGACGTCGCCCGTGGTGCGGTTCAGCGCGTCGTCGACGTGGCGGGCGCCCACCTCGATGCCGACCCACCCGGCCGCGCCGACGAGCAGCGCCGAGACGCCCAGGGCCGTCAACGCCTTGCCGCGGCGCCGCGCGACGAGCAGCATCAGCAGCGCCCACACCCCGCACAGCGCCACCGCGCCCAGGCTGGCCCACCTGCCCCAGGCGGCGACCCGGCTCAGGGCGCCCTGCTGCAGCGAGTGCGGCACCGACGTGGTCAGCGGAACGGTCAGCGTGGCGGGCACCTGCACGTTGTGTTCGCTCAAGATCTGCTGAAACGCACTGTCGTTGAGCATCGGGGCCACGTCGATCGCCCAGAAATCTCCGGATCCCGCATCGGCGAACAGCCAGCGGTGCGCTGCCCGGTTGGCCGTCGCGAACATCGGCGGGAATGACGGGCCGGCCGTGTAGGCGGCGGCCGCGTCGTGCACTTGCGCGCCGTCGACCGGATAGCGGCCACCGCCGTGCGCGGCGATCAACGTCATCGTGCGGTTGGTGAGTTCGCCGGCCATCGCGGACTGCAGGGCGGGGTCGCCCGCCGCCCGCTGAGCCAACGCGGCATAGCCGTTCTCGTCGACGAGATTGAGCTGCACCCATGCCGCGGGGACCGCCACCGCCAGCGCGACCGTGGTGGCGAGCCACAGCAGCAGCGTCGCGAGGAATCGCACGCCCGCAAATCTACGGGGCGATCCCCCGGACGTACGCGGCTTGCCCGAGGTGCTGGGCACAGTCGTCGATGATGCTCACCAACCGGGCGCTGGCCGTCACCGGCGGGTCCCAGTTGGTGTCGACGACGCGGGCCAGCTCGTCGGCGGTGACGCCGGCGATGTACTCGCACGAGAGCTTGTGCACCGCGTGGTAGTAGCCGGACAGCAGGTCGGCCGGGGCGCGTACCTTCGCCACGTCCGCGGCGCTGTGGCCGTAGCCGGTGTCACGGCGCGGCAGGTCGAGCGCAAAGCGGTCCACCCAGCCGTCACGGGTCCAGACCTCCTCGACACCGGCCACGTGGGCCAGCTGGATGTCCTGCACCCGGGCGCTGTGCCAGATCAGCCAAGCGATGGTGTTGGCGTCCGGGGCCGGTCGATAGTTGGACAGTTCGTCCGTCAGTCCATCGGTGAGCTCGTCGACGTGTTCGATCAACCGGGTGAACGCGTCGCGGAGTAGTTCGCGGGCGGCGGCGTCGGTATCTGGCATAGCACCGACACTACGAGCCGGCCGGGTGCCGATCGCAAGCGCGGCGAAGCCGGGCGAGGCGAGCCGCCACTATCAGGCAGAAGCGCCGTGATAGACCGCTTCGACGCCAGCACGGTGACGTAGAACGCCTGGGATTCTGGGTAGTCAACGCAGTCAATACCGATGTGGTCGATCACGAATTGATCGTGGCAGGACTTCCGGCACGGTCGTAGATTGATTAGGTGATCTACGACCTCCTCATTCGCAATGGCACCATCGTCGACGGGCTGGGGGGTGAGCCGTACATCGGCGACGTCGCGGTAGCGAACGGCGTCATCGAAAAGGTGGGAGCGGTCGGATCCGCGAACGGGGACGGCGCCCGCCGCGAGATCGACGCCACCGGGCTGCTGGTGACGCCCGGCTTCGTCGACCTGCACACCCACTACGACGGCCAGTCCATCTGGTCGGAGCGGCTGACCCCGTCGTCGGCGCACGGGGTGACCACGGTGGTGATGGGTAACTGCGGCGTCGGGTTCGCGCCATGCCGTCAGGAAGACCACGACGTGCTCGTCGACGTGATGGCCGGGGTCGAAGACATCCCCGGCGTTGTGATGACCGACGGCCTGCCGTGGAGCTGGGAAACCTTCCCCGAGTACCTCGACGCACTGGAAGCCGGCAAGCGTGACATCGACGTGGCCGCCTACCTGCCGCACTCGCCGCTGCGGGTCTACGTGATGGGCCGGCGCGGCGCCGACCGCGAAGCGGCCACCGCCGACGACCTGGCGAAGATGCGCGCGCTGGCCAAGGAGGCCATGGAGGTCGGGGCGCTGGGCTTCGCGTCGTCGCGGTTGACCATCCACAAGACCGAAAGCGGTTCGCCCATACCAAGTTACGACGCCGCCCGCGAGGAGATCGAGGAGATCGCCAAGGGCGTCGTCGACGGCGGCGGCGGGCTGCTGCAGTTCGTGCCCGACATTCCGGCCGGCGGCTACCAGCCGGTGCTGCAGACGGTGTTCGACGTCGCCGAGGAGGTCGGGCTCCCGGTGACGTTCACGCTCGTCGTCGCCAACGCCGGCGACCCGACGTGGCCCGATGCGATCAACATGGTCGAGAAGGCCAACGCCGCGGGCGGCGATATCACCGCGCAGCTGCTGCCGCGCCCGATCGGGTTGATCATCGGTCTGCAGCTCACCGCCAACCCGTTCGTGCTCTACCCCAGCTACCAGGAGATCGCGCATCTGCCGCTGCCCGAGCGGGTCGCCGAGATGCGCAAGCCCGAGGTCCGCGCCCGCATCCTGGCCGACAAGCCCGGCGAGGGACACCCGATCCTCTACGTCGCGCAGATGTGGGACTGGATCTTCCCGCTGGGCGAAAACCCCAACTACGAGCCGGACCCTAAGGACAGCATCGGGGCCCGGGCCCGGGCCCGCGGGGTCAACCCGATGGAAGAGGCCTACGACCGGCTGCTCGACGACGACGGCCGCGCCATGCTGCTGGTCGCGACCAGCAATATGGAGCGCAACTCGCTGAACACCGTCGGCGAGCTGCTGCACCGCGACGACGTGGTGCTCGGCCTCGGCGACGGCGGCGCCCACTACGGGATGATCTGCGACGCCAGCTATTCGACGTTCTTCCTGGCGCACTGGGCCCGAGACCGGGCGTCTGGAAAGTTCTCGGTGGCCGAGGCTGTGCGCGAACTCACCTCGGTTCCGGCCCGGGTCGCCGGGCTGGCCGACCGGGGCCGAATCGCGGTCGGATACAAGGCCGATCTCAACGTCATCGACCACCCCGCACTGCGCCTGCACAAGCCGGTGATCACCTACGACCTGCCCGCCGGCGGGCGTCGTCTGGACCAGACCGCGGATGGGTATGTGGCCACGATCGTGTCCGGTGAAGTGATCGCCGAGAACGGCAAACCCACCGAGGCGCGTCCCGGCAAGCTGGTCCGCGGACGCCAGACCGCGCCCGCACCCACGCCATAACGCCACGAACAAGGGCCTGTCCCGGTTAAGTTATTGCAGTGACGAGCCCGCATTACGCGTGGTTGCCGCCAGAGATCAATTCGGCCCTCCTTTACGCCGGTCCTGGATCGGCGCCGCTGCATGCTGCCGCGGAAGCCTGGGATGGGCTGGCCGAGAACCTGACCTCGTCCGCATCTTCGTTCTTCTCCGTGGCCTCGGATCTTGCCAACGGCTCGTGGCAGGGCCCCTCGGCGACGGCGATGCTGGCCGTCGCGACCCAATACGTGAGCTGGCTCAAAGCGGCGGCGGCCCAGGCCGAGGCGACCTCCAGCCAGGCCTCAGCCATCGCGGGCGCCTTCGAGACGGCGCTGTCGGCCACGGTGCAACCGGCGGTGGTCAACGCCAATCGCGCCCTGGTGCGGGCACTGGCGTCGCAGAACCATCTGGGGCAAAACGCCCCGACGATCATGGACATCGAGTCCGCCTACGAACAGATGTGGGCCACCGACGTGGCGGCGATGTCGGGGTATCACGCCGACGCATCGGCAGCCGCCGAGCAGATGGCGCCCTGGCAAAACGTCATGCAAAACCTCGGGGTGCAATTCAACAACGGCGACCTGATTTTCGGGCCCCACTCGGGCACCGGGAGCCTGGCAAACCACATCAACGCGCTGGCCAGCCTCGATCACACCGGCGGTCATGTCGGATCCTGGCTGACCGACACCCCCGGCACCGGCTTCGTGGATGCCGTCACGAGCGGGCCGAGCTCGGCGGACTTCAGCGCCAGCCTGCTCAACTCACCGACCGCCGGCACGGGTTTCAACCCGGGGACCGCGAACCTGGGCCTGCTCAGCAACCTCGGCTCGGGCGCCATCCCGACGGGTTTGACGGCGGACTGACGCCACCCCCGCGACGCCTATCCTCGACATCATGCGCACGAAGAAGAGGGTGGACCTGGAGAAGCTGGCCGCCGCCCTGCCCGACTACCCGTTCGCGTACCTGATCACCGTCGACGACGGATACCGCGTGCACACCGTGACGGTCGAACCGCGGCTGCGCGACGGCGCCGTCCTCGAGATCGGTCTCATCGGCGGACGCACCCGCGAAAACCTCACCCAGCGCGGCGATGTCACGCTGCTATGGCCGCCGCGCGAACCGGGCGGCTATTCGCTGATCGTCGACGGCCGCGCCGAAATCGCCGAGTCCGGCTCCGAGACGGTCCGGCTGGATGTGGTGCCCACGCGCGCCCTGCTGCACCGCGACGCCGACTCGGCCACCGCCGCCAAAGGCGAGCTGCACGACTGCGTGGTGTTCTCCCTGCCCGTCTGACGGCACGGAACAGCCGCGGCCGTACAGTCATTCGCATGAGCCGCGTCGCACCGCTAGCCCCGCCGTGGAGCGAGGAAGATGCGGCCAGCATCAACAGCTGGGGTCACCCGGACCGCTCC
This genomic interval carries:
- a CDS encoding sigma-70 family RNA polymerase sigma factor, which encodes MTGLPRLSSDLDELLREVARGDAQAFAAVYDLTKSRVFGLVIRVLRDAGYSEETTQEIYLEVWRSAADYDPARGSALSWLLTMAHRRAIDRVRSEEAGSRRESRYGAANVDTDHDVVADSAIAGDEQRRVADCLGSLTDAQRQCIELAYYGGLTYSEVSQRLAANLSTIKSRIRDALRGLRNCLDVP
- a CDS encoding mycothiol transferase gives rise to the protein MPDTDAAARELLRDAFTRLIEHVDELTDGLTDELSNYRPAPDANTIAWLIWHSARVQDIQLAHVAGVEEVWTRDGWVDRFALDLPRRDTGYGHSAADVAKVRAPADLLSGYYHAVHKLSCEYIAGVTADELARVVDTNWDPPVTASARLVSIIDDCAQHLGQAAYVRGIAP
- a CDS encoding DUF1295 domain-containing protein; this encodes MNNVGCVQNLAEVAAASVLLLAVVHSVTFAIGRRIGRYNVVDVAWGIGFVAIAAVAAVFGQGDPIRRWLLLALVTIWGVRLSWHIHRKTAGRGEDRRYAAMLRNATTLQVVRKVFLLQALITWFVSSPLQLSAVTGPTPKPLTAVLALGVAVWLVGVTFEAVGDRQLRVFKSDPANRGVVMDRGLWAWTRHPNYFGDATVWWGLWLVTITGWWSLATVGSPVLMTYFLVYVTGARLTEKLMAGRPGFAEYQQRTACFVPRPPRPGRS
- a CDS encoding N-acyl-D-amino-acid deacylase family protein; this translates as MIYDLLIRNGTIVDGLGGEPYIGDVAVANGVIEKVGAVGSANGDGARREIDATGLLVTPGFVDLHTHYDGQSIWSERLTPSSAHGVTTVVMGNCGVGFAPCRQEDHDVLVDVMAGVEDIPGVVMTDGLPWSWETFPEYLDALEAGKRDIDVAAYLPHSPLRVYVMGRRGADREAATADDLAKMRALAKEAMEVGALGFASSRLTIHKTESGSPIPSYDAAREEIEEIAKGVVDGGGGLLQFVPDIPAGGYQPVLQTVFDVAEEVGLPVTFTLVVANAGDPTWPDAINMVEKANAAGGDITAQLLPRPIGLIIGLQLTANPFVLYPSYQEIAHLPLPERVAEMRKPEVRARILADKPGEGHPILYVAQMWDWIFPLGENPNYEPDPKDSIGARARARGVNPMEEAYDRLLDDDGRAMLLVATSNMERNSLNTVGELLHRDDVVLGLGDGGAHYGMICDASYSTFFLAHWARDRASGKFSVAEAVRELTSVPARVAGLADRGRIAVGYKADLNVIDHPALRLHKPVITYDLPAGGRRLDQTADGYVATIVSGEVIAENGKPTEARPGKLVRGRQTAPAPTP
- a CDS encoding anti-sigma factor — its product is MTEPTDFELLELAAPYALHAVSDAERADIDRQIATAPASVVSAFAEEVRAVRETMAVVSASTVVEPPAHLRAAVLALATPSRQKRENRWRTTALISVAAAIVAGLTAFGVQSLLRPAPTQSVAAQILAAPDVRTVSRPLANGTATVVFSRDRGAGVLVMNNVPPPSPGTVYQMWLINANGPTSAGTMSTAAVSPSTTATLPNLGKSTALAFTVEPGEGSPQPTSPILATLPLS
- a CDS encoding PPE family protein, which translates into the protein MTSPHYAWLPPEINSALLYAGPGSAPLHAAAEAWDGLAENLTSSASSFFSVASDLANGSWQGPSATAMLAVATQYVSWLKAAAAQAEATSSQASAIAGAFETALSATVQPAVVNANRALVRALASQNHLGQNAPTIMDIESAYEQMWATDVAAMSGYHADASAAAEQMAPWQNVMQNLGVQFNNGDLIFGPHSGTGSLANHINALASLDHTGGHVGSWLTDTPGTGFVDAVTSGPSSADFSASLLNSPTAGTGFNPGTANLGLLSNLGSGAIPTGLTAD